The Rhinopithecus roxellana isolate Shanxi Qingling chromosome 14, ASM756505v1, whole genome shotgun sequence genome includes a window with the following:
- the EEF1B2 gene encoding elongation factor 1-beta, with protein sequence MGFGDLKSPAGLQVLNDYLADKSYIEGYVPSQADVAVFEAVSGPPPADLCHALRWYNHIKSYEKEKASLPGVKKALGKYGPADVEDTTGSGATDSKDDDDIDLFGSDDEEESEEAKRLREERLAQYESKKAKKPALVAKSSILLDVKPWDDETDMAKLEECVRSIQADGLVWGSSKLVPVGYGIKKLQIQCVVEDDKVGTDMLEEQITAFEDYVQSMDVAAFNKI encoded by the exons ATGGGTTTCGGAGACCTGAAAAGCCCCGCCGGCCTCCAGGTGCTCAACGATTACCTGGCGGACAAGAGCTACATCGAGGG gtatgtgccatcacaaGCAGATGTGGCAGTATTTGAAGCCGTGTCCGGCCCACCGCCTGCTGACTTGTGTCATGCCCTACGTTGGTATAATCACATCAAGTCTTACGAAAAGGAAAAGGCCAG cCTGCCAGGAGTGAAGAAAGCTTTGGGCAAGTATGGTCCTGCTGATGTGGAAGACACTACAGGAAGTGGAGCTACAGATAGtaaagatgatgatgatattgaTCTCTTTGGATCTGATGATGAGGAG gaAAGTGAAGAAGCAAAGAGGCTGAGAGAAGAACGTCTTGCACAATACGAATCAAAGAAAGCTAAAA aaccTGCACTTGTTGCCAAGTCTTCCATCTTACTAGACGTGAAACCTTGGGATGATGAGACAGATATGGCAAAATTAGAGGAGTGTGTCAGAAGCATTCAAGCAGACGGCTTAGTCTGGGGCTCAT CTAAACTAGTTCCAGTGGGATACGGAATTAAGAAACTTCAAATACAGTGTGTAGTTGAAGATGATAAAGTTGGAACAGATATGCTGGAGGAGCagatcactgcttttgaggactATGTACAGTCCATGGATGTGGCTGCTTTCAACAAGATCTAA